The Helianthus annuus cultivar XRQ/B chromosome 11, HanXRQr2.0-SUNRISE, whole genome shotgun sequence region gtacacCGTTCAGTTCTTCTGGTAATTCCAGTTTGTATGCTACGGTACCAACCTTTACTAAGATCTTGAATGTCCTaatgtatcgtggattcaacttcccacgttttCCGAACAttgccacacctttccaaggtgagatcTTCAACAAAACCCTGTCACCTACCTCGAAATCTAAAGGTTTCTGTCTTCGAttggcgtaactcttttgtcggtcacgagccgccttgatgcgttctcggatctgcatgattttgtcggttgtttcttgaaCAAGTTcgggaccaaccaactgtctacctccagcgtctgcccaacacaACGGTGAGCGGCACTTACGGCCATATAGACCTTCGAATGGTCCGGCTTGTATGCtcgtatgatagctgttattataggaaaactcaactagaGGTAGATGGGTATCCCAGTTGCcacctaaatccatcacacatgcgcgaagcatatcttccagtgtttgtatggttcgttcactctgaccgtctgtttgCGGGTGGAAGGTCGTGCTTAGATCTaattgagatccaaaggcctcttgaaaggattgccaaatccttgatacaaaCCGTCCATCTCTGTCTAAGATtatcgagataggcactccatgacgtgccactaTCTCCTTAAGGTACAATTCTGCCAATTTTCCAGTGCTATCTTTCTCTCGAAttggcaggaagtgtgcagactttgttaatcgatccactattacccgtATCATATCATGTCCTCTAGGAGTCCtaggtaatttcgttatgaagtccatcgaaatttgctcccacttccatacgggtatttcaggttgttgcaatAGACCAGAAGGTTTCTGGTATTCAGCCTtgaccttagcacaggttaggcattttccaacataaacGGCTACGTCACTTTTGAGTTTTGGCCACCAATAATACTCTttcaagtcttggtacattttgtccgatcctgggtgaATCGAGTACCTCGACTTGTGAGCTTTGTCAAAGATAACCTCTCGAATCCcgccatagagtggaacccaaatgcgtcccatAACGTATAAGATTCCTTCCTCATTTGACATCAACTTCTTCTCCATGCCTCGGAGATATTCAGCCTTATGATTTTCcttcttaagggcttcttgttgtgcgtcatgTATGCGTGAAGTGAGATTCGTCCGAATTGTCATTTCTAaagctcgaacccttagggtcttaaccctttcctttcgacttaatgcgtctactaccacatttgcctttccaggatgatacttgatctgacagtcataatcattcagcaactcaacccatcgtcgctgACGCATATTTAGCTCCTTTTGATCAGATATGTGCTGCGGACTCTTGCGATCTGTGAAGatagtacatcgagtaccatacaaataatgtcgccaaatcttcaaggcAAATACCACCGCACCTAGCTCCAGGTCAtgggtggtataattcttttcatgtactttcaattgtcgtgatgcataagcaatgactttttggcgttgcatgagcacgcaacccaaccCCTGACGCGAAatgtcacaatataccacgaagtcttcagtgccttcgggtagggatagTATCAGTGCATTgcatagcttgtttttgagtagttgaaaggcttcttcctgcttgtctccccagtcatacttcttgtccttctgagtaaGGGAAGTTAGCGGTTGAGCTATTTTGGAGAAAATCTCgataaatctgcggtagtagcccaCTAATCCCAAAAACTGCCAAATTTCAGTCGGTGTTTCGGGAttttcccaattctttatcgcttaGATCTTCGCTAGATCCACATGGATACCATTCTCGTTCACCACATGACCAAGGAACTGtacctcgcgaatccaaaattcgcttTTTGAGAACTTTGCGTAGAGCTTCTCTTTCTTTAGTAGTTCCagaatgtaacaccccgaaaatataaaactttatattagagtTATAAAGTATAAAAACACAAGAATTTACTAACTAGAAATTTTAATCTAGTTAGTTACAAGTTTAGAAATAACTGATAGTAGGGTTAAACGCAACTAAATTTAATATTGATTAAAGTGGAGGGGCTTAAGTGGTAAAAATTGAAACTGAATTTTAATTAAGTAActaaaacaaaccaaacacccccAAAAAGGAGGTGCTGGTCGAACAAGCACACCAGGGGCGATCCCCACTCTTCCAAAACCCTCAAACTTCATTAAACTTGCAAATTGAAGGCTTAATCCAAGTTGAAATTGAAATTAAAGCATAGATtactgatcctcatcacaagaggattacaaggtatgtaaaatttcatgAAAACCCTCAACTTGAGTTTCTCATGTAATTGGGAAAATCTGAATTGTTAGTTGCATGTGTGTCTTATGATGATTTAGGAACAACTATGGtgtttagggacaaaccctagacaaatagaAGTTGAAATCATAAGAAAATTTGGGTGAATccatgaacaccattgtaggtgattagtgggttatgtgtaatttgataaacactaggaaatagattgtGAATCTAGTGTAATTTGACCATTTTGAAGTGATTCCAGAAAATTTGAAATTATCAATCATGTAAAAAGGTTGAATGATGTGAAATTAGGGCTAAATAATAAACTAGAGATTTGATGTTTAAACATGTAAAAATTCTGCCCTtatagtgtttgttgaaatgcctcaaagaaggcttgaaAACTGAATTGTAAGTTAAAAATGCATGATTATGATGAATGACAAAATGTGCGTTATGTATGTGAAACAAAGAGTTCTGAACATAcagtgattgaactctataggaaaggaagccGGGACATCTAGCGGGCAAACCGGTGTGGACACACGTTTGAAGGGCttgctttgaaggtatgt contains the following coding sequences:
- the LOC110920137 gene encoding uncharacterized protein LOC110920137, whose translation is MTIRTNLTSRIHDAQQEALKKENHKAEYLRGMEKKLMSNEEGILYVMGRIWVPLYGGIREVIFDKAHKSRYSIHPGSDKMYQDLKEYYWWPKLKSDVAVYVGKCLTCAKVKAEYQKPSGLLQQPEIPSAHFLPIREKDSTGKLAELYLKEIVARHGVPISIILDRDGRDGCFNDERWWRLNLRACLVEKSGGGVVVVVRYGVRRITVERDEDAIGVEVADREEEERGWGDRIRGFRGFGPFCP